The following proteins come from a genomic window of Solwaraspora sp. WMMA2065:
- a CDS encoding DUF5130 family protein: MTVGEQAHEQSSESTRTSATLPGPFGTRQLLRLDEALRLADSATGLAFSIYVGELEEPTREYAVTLHRQLTDPDDAVLIAVSPNQRVLEVVTGAEARKRIPDRDAKLAALSMVASFGGGDLAGGLVSGIDQLASRAGRA; this comes from the coding sequence GTGACCGTTGGTGAGCAGGCCCACGAGCAGTCCAGCGAGTCCACCCGGACGAGCGCTACCCTGCCGGGGCCGTTCGGCACCCGGCAGCTGCTCCGGCTCGACGAGGCGTTGCGGCTGGCCGACTCGGCCACCGGACTGGCGTTCAGCATCTACGTCGGCGAGCTGGAGGAGCCGACCCGGGAGTACGCGGTGACGCTGCACCGGCAGCTCACCGACCCGGACGACGCGGTGCTCATCGCCGTGTCGCCGAATCAGCGGGTGCTGGAGGTCGTTACCGGCGCCGAGGCCCGTAAGCGGATCCCGGACCGGGACGCGAAGCTCGCCGCGCTGTCCATGGTGGCGTCTTTCGGCGGCGGTGACCTCGCCGGCGGCCTGGTCAGCGGGATCGACCAGCTGGCGTCCCGGGCCGGCCGCGCCTGA